The DNA sequence TTTCAAAATAAAAAATCAGTTGCTCTTTATTATTATATAAATATTCATAGGTGAAAAAACTGCTTGCACTTACGTTAAATTTCACTTTAACTTTTAAGAGTGTAAAATCTAAATCGTAGGGATCTCTTTCCGGATCAGCTTGTTCCGATACATGATAAAATCTAATTGTTTTGGTCGTTTCTCCTACAGCCGGTAAAATATAATTCATGGTGAGATCATGGTGATTATATTCATTTTCAGAGATTGAATAATATTGTCCTTTAATTTCTTCTATAATGTCGTCTTGTGCAAAAAGTGATATGTTCAGCATTAAAATTAAAATAAAAGAAAATAAGTGTTTCATAATATTTAAGTTTTATTAAAGTTTAATAATTATGCAGTAAATATAATTAGTATTATTAAAATAAAATAATCTATTTTTGTATGCTTTTTAAAAAAAAGTCGAAAATTCAGAGGATGTTCCGACAACTATACTTTACAATTATTATATTTTTAATATTGAATATTATGATGACAAGTTCGTGCAGAATTAATGATGAAGTTCAAGCTCCCGATGCAAAAAAAATAAAAAAAGAATTAAAAATTCATAATGATATCAGAATTGATAATTACTATTGGTTGAGAGATAAGGATAATCCTGAAGTGATTAAATACCTTGAGGATGAAAACAAATACACTGAACAATGTCTTCAACATACCGAAGATCTTCAAGAAGTGATTTTTGATGAAATTACAAGCAGAATAAGAGCAAGAGACAGATCTGTTCCTTATAAAGATAACGGATATTATTATTATCACAGATATGAAGACGGAAAAGAACATCCGATATATTGCAGAAAAAAGAATGATCTTAATAATAGGGAAGAAGTTCTGTTGGATGTAAATGAAATGTCAGAAGGTTATCCGTATTTTCATATATCAGATTTCAGTATAAGTGATAATAATAAGTTTATGGCATTTAGTGTCGATACACTCGGAAATCTTAAATATGAATTAAGGTTCAAAGATTTAGAAACCGGAGAAGTTCTTAATGACAGAATTAGTGATACAGACGGTGAATCTGAATGGGCATCGGATAATAAAACAGTATTCTACATTAAAAAAGATGAAACAACTCACAGAGAATATCAGTTGTGGAAGCATATAACAGGTACTTTTGTCGGTGATGATAAATTGATTTATGAAGAAAAAGATGAGTCTTTTTATATTTCAGTGTTTAAAAGTAAGTCTGACAAAATTATCTTTCTCGGTTCATACAATACTATTTCAACAGAGTACAGATTTTTACCGACAGATAAGCCCGATGATGATTTTAAGTTATTGATTCCGAGACAAAAGAATCATGAATATTTTGCAGCTGCACACGGGAAAGATTTGTTTATATTGACTAATTATGCCGATGCACCAAATTTCAAGATAGTTAAATCGGATATAAATAATCCGGATATAAATTCTTGGAAAGAAATTGTTCCCCATAATAAAGATATTTTCATTGAAGATTTTGAAGTTTTTAAAGATTACCTTGTTGTAAATGAAAGAAAAAACGGACTGGTTTACTTAAAGATAATTAATCTGAAAGATAATTCGGAGCACTATTTAGAATGTAAAGAAGATGTACATGAGATTTGGATTTCAGATAATGATGAATACGATTCGGAAATACTCAGGTACGGATACAGTTCATTAACAACACCTTCTTCATATTTTGATTATAATATGAGAACAAAAGAGAATGTTTTGTTAAAACAAAAATATGCCGGAAATGACTTTAATTCAGATGATTATAAATCAGAACGATTATATGCAAAGAGTAACAACGGAGTTAAGATTCCGATTTCAATTGTTTACAGAAAAGGCATTGTTTTAAACGGTGAAAATCCTTTATTAATCTATGCATACGGATCTTACGGATACAGCTCCGATACAAATTTTCAGCCTTCAATATTAAGTTTATTAAACAGAGGTTTTGTATTTGCTGTAGCACATGTTAGGGGAGGGCAGGAACTTGGCAGATCTTGGTATGAAGACGGGAAATTATTGAAAAAGAAAAACACTTTTAACGACTTTATTACATGCACTGAGTTTCTGCATCAATTAAACTGGTCAAAACCGGAAAAAACATTTGCAACAGGAGCAAGTGCAGGAGGTTTATTGACAGGTGCAGTATCAAATATGCGACCCGATTTATATGCCGGTATAATTTCCGAAGTTCCCTTTGTTGACCCTGTAACAACAATGCTTGACGAAACAATTCCTCTCACTACAGAAGAATATGAAGAATGGGGAAATCCTGCTGATAAAGAGTATTATGATTATATGTTGTCTTATTCTCCTTATGATCAGGTGAAGAAACAAGATTATCCGGCTATGTTTATTACAGCCGGTATAAATGATTCGCAAGTACAATATTGGGAACCTGCAAAATGGACTGCAAAATTAAGAGATTATAATACAGGCTATCGGCCGATTTATTTTCATACAACTATGGATGCCGGCCACAGTGGTATGTCGGGCAGGTATAAAACCTATAAGGAAACTGCAATGATCTATGCTTTTATTCTTGATGTTTTGGGGGATGAGTGAAGACAGATGAAAAATTGATACTGTTTTAATTTATTCCCACCTTGTATGTAACTTCCCGGTTGAAAATGATTCTTCAGCTATTTTTATAAATGATTTATGACAACCGTTTCGATTGCATATACAAATACAATCAGTAAAATCTTTTTTGTCGGTAGAGAATAATGCAATTAATGAACCCCCGCATGTGCAATTTGAATAAACCGGTAGTTTTGTGTTGCATTCCGGACAGTATAAATTGTATAGTTCATCTTCTTTTAATTCAATATCCATGATGATTCTTGATTGATCACCGCAAATCGGACTCAGAGCAATTATTCCGCTGTCAGTTTTATCTTCATTTTCAATCTTCATCATTATTCCGCTAAATCCATTGAAATTTGCTTTGCCGGTCACCAAATTATGTCCTTCCGGACAATAACAATTTTCGGCAACTAATATATTTTCATCACTTTCTTCTAAATCAGGACAAGGAAAAACCATCATTCCTTTTTTATTAAATCTTATCATAATATTTTATTTTGGTTTATTATCTTAACATCATCAGTTTTATTTATTGAAAGTTTATGAATAAATTCTCGAACTTCTTTATATATTTCTTCATACTTTTCTTGTATAGCTTGAGAGAAAGAATCACTGAAAATAAGATCTTCAACAATCTCAACTGCAATAATATGTACTTGTTTCGGTATTTCTAAACCGAGTTTTTTTCCTAATTCAAATGCAGTAATAAAAGATATATCATGGACATTAGACAAATGCAAAGTTTCTTTAAAGTTAGATAAGCCTAATTGATACACATCACCCGGAATTCCGTTTCTTGTTCTGATGGCATCAATAAAAACAACTGTTTCATAGCCTTGAATGTATTCTAAAAGCTCCATCCCGCCCAAAAAAGCTGTATCATAGTCAATACCTGAATGAGTAAATTCCTTTTGTAATCGCTTAACCAACTTCGGACCGATACCGTCATCTGTCAATATTTCATTCCCGACACCAAAAACTAATATGTCATTTGTCTTGTTTTCCAATATTTAAAAGTTGACAGTAAAAATCATAAATCAATTCTAAATTCAAAGATAAGATATAAATTCTAAATTACAAATCCTAATCGTCTCTTTTAACTGTTCTTATAATCTTTCCGTCTTTTTCTCTGAAGTTTACAATTAAAGGCATTTTACCCGGTAAGGAATGTGTTGCACAAGAGAAACACGGATCATATGCTCTGAAAGCCATTTCGATCATATTGAGAATTCCTTGATCTACATCTACATTCTTTTGAATCAATCGTTGTGCAGCCTTTTTTAATGACATGCAAATAGGTGCATTGTTATTGGTTGTTCCTACTATAATATTAACTTTTTCTACAATACCTTTTTTATCTGTCCAATAATGGTGTGTTAATGTACCTCTTTGTGCTTCAACAATGCCTACACCTTCTCCGGGAATGTTACCAAGTTGTGCTCTTAATTCTGTTCCGATAATATCGGAATCTTGGGCTAATTGTAAACTGCGTTCTGCCGAATACAGCAGTTCAATTAATCTTGCCCAATGCATAGCCAAAGTGTTATGAACAGGTTTTCCGCCGAGAGTTTTATACATCTTTTCATATTCAATCTGTGCAAGCGGTGTTGCCATTCCGTCGGCAACATTTAAACGAGACAACGGAGTTGCATGATATACGCCGGAATCTTGACCTTCTGAAAATCCGTTCCAACCTACTTTTTTCAAATAAGGGAATTTTAAGTAACTCCATGGCTCAACACGTTCTGCTACCCATTCTCTGTAATCTTCCGGAGAATATTTGCAATGTTCTTTTCCAAGTGTATCAACTACACGTACTTTACCGTCGTAGAAGTTGACTTTATTATTTTCATCAACCAATCCCATAGAATAAATGTTCAATTTATAGGGGCCGTTCAGAATAATATCCACATATTCATCATTTCCGAGTACTACATCTTCAAAGAGTTTGAGAGAGAATTTGGAAAATTCAATAAAGCCTTCAGCCTGTTTTACAATTTGATCCCTTTCTTCCGGTTTCAGGGCTTTTCTTACACCACCCGGAACGTTCATCACTACATGTGTTTGATGTCCGCCTAATAATGCTTGTATTTCTTGTGCAATCCGTCTTTGCTTTAAGACTTCGGTACCGATCTCTTTACCTACTTTACCTATCACACCTAAAACATTCCTTTCAGCCGGATCTGCAGTCGGACCCACAACAAAGTCAGGTGCTGCTAATGCAAAAAAATGAGCAATGTGGCTGTGAACGAAATGAGCCATATAGAATAATTCTCTTAACTTTCTTGCTGTTGGCGTCGGTTCCACTCCAAAAACGGCATCGGTTGCTTTTCCTGCTGCCATATGATGACATCCGGGGCAAACCCCGCAAATTTTTGTAACAATTTGAGAAAGTTCTTCAACGGCACGTCCTTCACAGAATTTTTCAAAACCTCTTAATTCAGGCACTTGAAAATAAACATTGTCAACATCGCCTTCATCATTTAAGAAAATTTCAATCTTTCCGTGGCCTTCAAGTCTGGTAATGGGATCTATTGTAATTCGTTTCATTTAGAAATTAGATTTTAGATTTTAGAAATTAGATTTTAGACAGTTTGCTATATTTAATATTTTTATTTTATCATTTAAGCATTCTGTCATTTAAGCATTTTTCAAATTAAGTTAAAACAACTTCTTTAATGATCTTTCTGCGGATGATCGCAGACGGTAAACTGAATCTGTAAAAAGTTCCTGCTGTATCTGCAATATCATCAATGATCTTTTCTATCTCATCCGGATCATCACTGTCTATTACTGATGCTATAGCTGAAAGCATTTTTGCTCCCGGATCAATTACATCAGAAGTAGGCCCGTAACAACCTCTGCACGGAGCATTTCCTATAACACATCGTGCCTCACCGCAACCGCCTCTTGTTGCAGGCCCCATGCAAATAACACCTTGTTCTAAAAAGCAAGTTTCACCATCATCTTCAATTTCCCACGGGCGATAGAACTTTTTAACTTTCTTTTTATCTGTTTTTTCCCTTCGGCAATCATCACATTGTGGTTTTTCAAGTGCTCCTACAACCGAACCCGGAGGAGGAAGTTCGGCTCCGGTAACAATTGCCGTGAATACTTCTACCAAACGCTCCGTTTGCGGCGGGCATCCCGGAAGATAATAGTCAACATCAACAACTTGATTTAATGTTAAAACATCATTATAAAATTTAGGTAAAGTTAATGTTCCTTCTTTGACTTTATATTCAGTAACCGGGAAGATTTTGTCAGGATTTTCAGTTGATTCACTTTCAATATAAGCCCTGTTGAATAGAGTTTCTTTTGTTGAGAAGTTTGCCAATCCGGGAATGCCGCCCATATGCGCACATGAACCGTATGCAACCAATACTTTGGTTTTCTGTCTTAAAAGCTTTGCCATATGTTCATTTTCACTATTCCTCACTGCACCGTTAAACAGGCAAACATCAATATGTCCGTCGGGCATGGCTTCTACATCTTTATATTTAAAATCTAATGCGATCGGCCAAAAGACAAGATTGGCAGAATCAACAACAGTGAATAAGCTTTCGTGAACATCCAAAACAGATACACAACAACCACCGCATGCAGCTCCCCAATATACTGCTAAATTTATTTTAGGTTTATTTTCCATAATATTTTTATACTATTATTCTGTAAAACTCTGTTTTTAATAATCCTTTTTTTGGTATTTATATTTTATTAGTTGTTCAATTGTTGCATTGTTAAATTGTTAAAAAAACAACAATGAAGCAATTGAACAATGCAACAATGCAACAATTATATTCATTATTTATACACACATTGTCGGTTTTTGTGTTAATATTTTTTTTGTATATTTCTATCTTATGAAAATGTTTCCATTTCTGATTTTACATTACAAGGGCCGAGTTTTTTTATCTGTTCAGCCATTTCATCAACCAGATCGGCAAATTCCCTGCCTTCACTGGCACTTACCCATTCCAATCTTAATCGGGTTTCATCAATGCCCATTTCTTTAATATACTTCTTTAATAAATGAAATCTTCTTAAACATTTATAATTCCCTTCATGATAATGACAATCACCCGGATGGCAACCGCATATTAAAACACCGTCTGCTCCTTTTCTGAATGATTCCAATACAAAGGTCGGATCAACTCTTCCGGAACACATTACTCGAATGACTCTAATATTATCGGCATATTTCATACGAGAAGTACCGGCAAGATCCGCTCCGGTATATGAACACCAATTGCATAAGAATGAGACTATTTTTGGTTTATATTCCATATTCTTTGGTTTATATTATTGATTTCTTGTTTGCTAAAATATTTGTGTTTTATTTAATATTGTTATTTTTAGTTTTCAGTCCACAGTCTTCGGTCCACAGTTATTATTAATATAGTTTTATTTTGAATTTATAGAAATAGTTCATCATACAATTTAAAAGTTTCCCTTTTTCTTCTGATTTTTTTTGACTGCCTACTGCCTACTGTTTATTAACATCTGTTTTGTTATAATTTGCTTTTCTGACCATATAAAGTCCGTATCTTGCTTTATGCTAACACTTCATCTGTTGCAAATTCCATCTCCATCAATCCGTTTATCTGTGAAAGGATTTGATGATCGGTGAAATGTTTACTTTTAATTGCCCCGCTCGGACATGTTGATCCGCATGTACCGCATCCTTTACATAATATTTCATTAACAATTGAAACACCTTTTTCTTCATCAAAGTGGATTGCAGTATAAGGACACATACTGATACAAAATTGACATCCGCAACAAATATCTTCATTTACTACTGCAGTTGTTGATTCTACTTGTACTTCACCTTGAAGTATGGTAGCTAATACTCTGGCTGCTGCTGCTTTTGCTTGTGAAACCGAATCAGGTATATCTTTAGTTCCTTGGCAGCTTCCTACAATATATACACCTCCTGTTGTGGTTGCGACCGGGTCTAATTTCGGATGTTTTTCGATGAAGAAACCATCGCTGCCCATGCTGACACCAATCTTATGTGAAATGGCTTTCGCATCTTCTCTTGCTTCCATGCCTACCATCAGGATAATCAGATCGGCAGGTATTTCAATATTCTCTCCGGATAATTTTTCGTTCATTTCAATAATCATTTTACAGTTATCGGTTTCGTTTGCCTTTTTGATGACAGGAAGATCGTTTTGTTGATCAAACATCAGGAACATTACTTTTCTTTTGGCTGTATCAGCATAAAATTCTTCGCATCCGTTACCGAAAGCTCTCATATCGGCATATAACTCGTATACATTTGATTTTGGAAGAATACTTTTAATTTGATTTGAATACTTAAGAGCGGTCATGCAACAAGTTCTTGAACAATATTCATTATGGTCTTTATTTCTGCTTCCGACACAATGAATTACTGCCACATGTTTAGGCTCTTTTCCGTCTTTTGTAAGTACTTTTCCGTTCAAAAGCATTTTTTCAAATTCAAAGGAAGTAACGACATTTGGTAATGTGCCGTATCCGTAATTTGTAATATTGCTCGGATCAATGGGTTTTAATCCTGTTGCAGCAATGATATTACCAAATTTCAGCTCTGATTTTTTTTCTGAACCGTTTGAGATAATTGCTTCAAAGTTACCTACATATCCGGAAATTTTTTCAGTATTTGAATTAAGAAAAACTTCAATATTCGGATGCTTTTCTACATTTGTTATTAGTTCTTTTAATATTTGTTGAGCATTGTACATATACGGAAAGGTCAGATCAACGGAGGCAACATTTCCTCCTAACTGATTTTCTTTTTCAACCAAATAAACTTTTTTACCGGCATCTGCAATTTCCAATGCTGCTGTTATGCCTGAAATACCTCCTCCAATAACCAAGCTTGCAGAATTTATATTGACATATCTTTTTTCAAGTGCCTCATGATAACTTACACGCTTTATTGCAGCAGCAGTCAGTGATTTTGATTTTTTGGTTGCAGCTTCTCTGATTGTGTGTACCCACGAAACTTGTTCTCTGATATTTGCCATTTCAAACATGTATGGATTTAATCCGGCATTCTCAAGTGCTCTTCTGAAAGTTAATTCATGCATCCTGGGTGAACAGGCAGCAACAACGACTCTGGTAAGATTATGCTCTTTAATATCCTTAATGATCATTTCTTGACCGGGATCAGAACACATATATTTATAATCTTTTGCCAATACAACATTGGGAAGTTTTTTCATTTCCTCGGCAACATCCACAACATCAACCATCATTGCGATGTTAGTTCCGCACCAACAAATGTATACACCAATTCTGACTTCTTCCATTATATTTTATTTTATTGTTTTATAATTGATATTGAATCGTCATTATAATAGTTAAAATATGCTTTATCATGCCGAACTTACAGTAAGTTAACAAAATTTATTTTGTTTTACTTTATGTTGTTTCGGTATTACCTTCTTTTTTTAATGCTGCTTTTTTTAAATTGGCAAAATAAATTGCCAATGGCCTGTAAGCTAAATGAGACCATTTAGAAAAAGGAACTTCAATCAAAAGCATAGGTGTCAATACCATTAGATGAAATACATACATATAATAAGTAGGCATTGCTAATCCGTTGATTCTGAATATATGAACCAGTATGCCCGTTATTGTCGTTAACAGCAACAATACTAAAAATGTCCAATCCGTAAAATGTGAATTCTTACTGCTCTCACTAATTTTTCGGAAACGTTTGATCATAAAATAAATAACACCTAACATTAATCCGAAAGTTGCGTAATATCCCAGTATCCTTTGCGGATGATACCACGGATGAATAATATCTGTTTGAAACCATGATAAGAAGACAACGATCATGACCAATAAAGTAACATAGCCGGACATTAGCAACAAGTGAATGATCCAATAAGTTTTTTCTCCGTCACATTTTCTGAATCTCCATTGCGATCCGAAATTCCATATCAAAGAACCTAACTCCTTAATATAAGTAACTAAAGATACTTTAACTTTGGGTTTTAATATAACTTTATAATACATATTAAAGGCATTGGATATAAGCAATCCTCCCAATAAAATGAAGATTACCATATCACCGAGATGGATCAAATCTACCGGTGCAAATTTATTTAAAGCAACACCACCCTGTGATGTTAATCTTTCAGCTTCAGCAGGAACTTGCATAAATATAATTGAAAGAACTAATACTACAGCTGCAATAAGGAATATAAAAATGAATTCCCATAGTTTAGATTTATACATTAATTTTGAAAGTCCTGTCCAATCATAAACTGAAGTAAGATATCTTCTGAGAGACATCATTAATTCTCCCGGTTTTGCATCTCGCGGACATTGTTCATTGCAATCGCCGCAGAAATAACATAACCACGGTTCTACGCTTGATGCAAGTGTATCTTTCAGTCCCATTTGAACCGCTCTGATTTGCTTCCTCGGAAAAATGACTCCCTTTTCAGTTAGTGAACATGCTGCTGTACATGTACCACAGTGAAAGCATTCATTATTTTCAGATATTCCGAATTTTTCTAATTCTAATGTAAAATTTGGATCTATTCGTTGACTCATGTCTTTTAGTAATTTAGTGAAATAGTAATTTAGTAAATTAGGAATTACATTGTTCTGTTGTTTAGATGCTTAGTGTTTAAATTGTTTATTTGCTTATATATAGACTTGTCTTATGCTTGCAATATTCTGACTGCTTTCAGCAATCTTCTTCAATCTTTTTCAATCTACATCAATCTCTTTCAATTGTTCCTCAATATCAGTGAGTTTAATATCTTTTATGGTTTCTTTAATTTTTCCTTTCAGAATACTTTGAATTACTTTTGCAGCTGCAGCGGATGCTTGTGCAACCGAATCGGGAATGTCTTTCGGGCCGTTACATACTCCCGCTATGCTAATGCCGGGAGAGACAGTACCGCTTGGGTCTGTTGCGTGATTAGCTTCAATAAACCAACCTTCTTCAGAAATTGGTATATCCAGCATCTTTGCAATTTCACCGGCATCATCCCTTGCTTCAAGTCCTACGGCAAGCACAACCATATCTACACTTTCTTCAATTAATTTATCTTCAAGAATGTTTTCTCCTCTTAATTGAAGTTTTTCGTTTATTTGCTCAACTTTTGCAGTTTTTCCTCTGATAATATTAATTCCTTCGTTATTGATTCTGTTATAAAATTCTTCATACCCTTTTCCGAAAGCTCTCATATCAATATAATATTCATATACATCAGCATCAGGAAGTTTTTCTTTTACTAAATGTGCCAACTTCAAAGAATACATGCAACAAACCTTAGAACAATATTTATTATAATTCTCATCACGGCTGCCGATACAATGAATGATTGCCACACTTTCAGGGACTTCGCCTTTTTCTTCAAATATTTTATTTCCTTTTTTATCGCTTGTTCTTAAAGTAATTTTTCCTTCTGTAGGGCCGGAAGCATTTATAAGTCTTTCAAGCTCCAATGACGTAAGAACATTATCAAGTTTTCCGTATCCGAATTGGTCGGCTCTTTCAGCATCAAAAGGTTTAAATCCGGTAGCAACAACAATATTACCTACCGTTATTTCAATTTCTTCATCTTTTTCATCAAGATTTATACAATCATTTACCGGGCAAAACTTTATACATACCTTACATTTTCCGGTATTCTTATTGATAAGTTCAAAATATTTTTTTGTTTCATCCGTACCTATTGTGTTATCTAATGCTGTGATAAAGTCAGCTTCAGAATCGTAAGAATTTCCTTTTAATTCTTGTAATTTATTTACGATTTCTTCAGGAACATTTTCTTTTTTAAGTTTTGAGAAAGTAGCAGTTGTAAATAAATAAGGGTCTTTAATGTATGTACATATCTCTTTATCAATAAGATACTTATTTGGCACTGCCTGTGGAAACGGAATATATATTGCTTTTCTCAATGTTGTTCCCGAATCGAATTCACTTAAGGTTGTTGAAGGACATTTTTCAGTGCAAGAACCGCAGCCTATGCAAGTTGAAAGATCTACTTTCCGTGCTTTTTTAAGAATCTTAACTTTGAAGTTTCCGGGTTTTCCGGACACTTCTTTTACTTCACTGTAAGACATCAAGTCAATATGCGGATGTTGTCCGACATCTACCATTTTCGGTGTAAGGATACATGCAGCACAATCCAGAGTAGGGAAAGTTTTATCAAACATTGCCATATGCCCGCCTATTGTACCTGTTTTCTCCAATAAATATACTTTTTTTCCTGCATCGGCAATTTCAAGTGATGTTTGAATTCCGGAAATACCGCCGCCTATTACAAGTGTTTTTTCATTGATATCGGTATATTTGTAATTGAACAGTTCAGTAAAAGGTTTATCATAGATTGCAGTGGCTAATAATGCTTTAGCTCTGTCAAATTCTGATTGATCTTTTATCCCGTACTCCTTAAAACTTAATGTAACAATATTTTCAGGATCATTGCCGATATTTACCATCGCTTTTGTAAAAAGAGACTTATAAAGTCCGGGTAGATATCCTGCAATAATAATTTTTT is a window from the Bacteroidales bacterium genome containing:
- a CDS encoding CoB--CoM heterodisulfide reductase iron-sulfur subunit A family protein; translated protein: MEEVRIGVYICWCGTNIAMMVDVVDVAEEMKKLPNVVLAKDYKYMCSDPGQEMIIKDIKEHNLTRVVVAACSPRMHELTFRRALENAGLNPYMFEMANIREQVSWVHTIREAATKKSKSLTAAAIKRVSYHEALEKRYVNINSASLVIGGGISGITAALEIADAGKKVYLVEKENQLGGNVASVDLTFPYMYNAQQILKELITNVEKHPNIEVFLNSNTEKISGYVGNFEAIISNGSEKKSELKFGNIIAATGLKPIDPSNITNYGYGTLPNVVTSFEFEKMLLNGKVLTKDGKEPKHVAVIHCVGSRNKDHNEYCSRTCCMTALKYSNQIKSILPKSNVYELYADMRAFGNGCEEFYADTAKRKVMFLMFDQQNDLPVIKKANETDNCKMIIEMNEKLSGENIEIPADLIILMVGMEAREDAKAISHKIGVSMGSDGFFIEKHPKLDPVATTTGGVYIVGSCQGTKDIPDSVSQAKAAAARVLATILQGEVQVESTTAVVNEDICCGCQFCISMCPYTAIHFDEEKGVSIVNEILCKGCGTCGSTCPSGAIKSKHFTDHQILSQINGLMEMEFATDEVLA
- a CDS encoding hydrogenase iron-sulfur subunit codes for the protein MEYKPKIVSFLCNWCSYTGADLAGTSRMKYADNIRVIRVMCSGRVDPTFVLESFRKGADGVLICGCHPGDCHYHEGNYKCLRRFHLLKKYIKEMGIDETRLRLEWVSASEGREFADLVDEMAEQIKKLGPCNVKSEMETFS
- a CDS encoding F420-nonreducing hydrogenase, whose product is MENKPKINLAVYWGAACGGCCVSVLDVHESLFTVVDSANLVFWPIALDFKYKDVEAMPDGHIDVCLFNGAVRNSENEHMAKLLRQKTKVLVAYGSCAHMGGIPGLANFSTKETLFNRAYIESESTENPDKIFPVTEYKVKEGTLTLPKFYNDVLTLNQVVDVDYYLPGCPPQTERLVEVFTAIVTGAELPPPGSVVGALEKPQCDDCRREKTDKKKVKKFYRPWEIEDDGETCFLEQGVICMGPATRGGCGEARCVIGNAPCRGCYGPTSDVIDPGAKMLSAIASVIDSDDPDEIEKIIDDIADTAGTFYRFSLPSAIIRRKIIKEVVLT
- a CDS encoding 4Fe-4S dicluster domain-containing protein — encoded protein: MSQRIDPNFTLELEKFGISENNECFHCGTCTAACSLTEKGVIFPRKQIRAVQMGLKDTLASSVEPWLCYFCGDCNEQCPRDAKPGELMMSLRRYLTSVYDWTGLSKLMYKSKLWEFIFIFLIAAVVLVLSIIFMQVPAEAERLTSQGGVALNKFAPVDLIHLGDMVIFILLGGLLISNAFNMYYKVILKPKVKVSLVTYIKELGSLIWNFGSQWRFRKCDGEKTYWIIHLLLMSGYVTLLVMIVVFLSWFQTDIIHPWYHPQRILGYYATFGLMLGVIYFMIKRFRKISESSKNSHFTDWTFLVLLLLTTITGILVHIFRINGLAMPTYYMYVFHLMVLTPMLLIEVPFSKWSHLAYRPLAIYFANLKKAALKKEGNTETT
- a CDS encoding hydrogenase maturation protease, which produces MENKTNDILVFGVGNEILTDDGIGPKLVKRLQKEFTHSGIDYDTAFLGGMELLEYIQGYETVVFIDAIRTRNGIPGDVYQLGLSNFKETLHLSNVHDISFITAFELGKKLGLEIPKQVHIIAVEIVEDLIFSDSFSQAIQEKYEEIYKEVREFIHKLSINKTDDVKIINQNKIL
- a CDS encoding S9 family peptidase; translation: MMTSSCRINDEVQAPDAKKIKKELKIHNDIRIDNYYWLRDKDNPEVIKYLEDENKYTEQCLQHTEDLQEVIFDEITSRIRARDRSVPYKDNGYYYYHRYEDGKEHPIYCRKKNDLNNREEVLLDVNEMSEGYPYFHISDFSISDNNKFMAFSVDTLGNLKYELRFKDLETGEVLNDRISDTDGESEWASDNKTVFYIKKDETTHREYQLWKHITGTFVGDDKLIYEEKDESFYISVFKSKSDKIIFLGSYNTISTEYRFLPTDKPDDDFKLLIPRQKNHEYFAAAHGKDLFILTNYADAPNFKIVKSDINNPDINSWKEIVPHNKDIFIEDFEVFKDYLVVNERKNGLVYLKIINLKDNSEHYLECKEDVHEIWISDNDEYDSEILRYGYSSLTTPSSYFDYNMRTKENVLLKQKYAGNDFNSDDYKSERLYAKSNNGVKIPISIVYRKGIVLNGENPLLIYAYGSYGYSSDTNFQPSILSLLNRGFVFAVAHVRGGQELGRSWYEDGKLLKKKNTFNDFITCTEFLHQLNWSKPEKTFATGASAGGLLTGAVSNMRPDLYAGIISEVPFVDPVTTMLDETIPLTTEEYEEWGNPADKEYYDYMLSYSPYDQVKKQDYPAMFITAGINDSQVQYWEPAKWTAKLRDYNTGYRPIYFHTTMDAGHSGMSGRYKTYKETAMIYAFILDVLGDE
- a CDS encoding Ni/Fe hydrogenase subunit alpha, translated to MKRITIDPITRLEGHGKIEIFLNDEGDVDNVYFQVPELRGFEKFCEGRAVEELSQIVTKICGVCPGCHHMAAGKATDAVFGVEPTPTARKLRELFYMAHFVHSHIAHFFALAAPDFVVGPTADPAERNVLGVIGKVGKEIGTEVLKQRRIAQEIQALLGGHQTHVVMNVPGGVRKALKPEERDQIVKQAEGFIEFSKFSLKLFEDVVLGNDEYVDIILNGPYKLNIYSMGLVDENNKVNFYDGKVRVVDTLGKEHCKYSPEDYREWVAERVEPWSYLKFPYLKKVGWNGFSEGQDSGVYHATPLSRLNVADGMATPLAQIEYEKMYKTLGGKPVHNTLAMHWARLIELLYSAERSLQLAQDSDIIGTELRAQLGNIPGEGVGIVEAQRGTLTHHYWTDKKGIVEKVNIIVGTTNNNAPICMSLKKAAQRLIQKNVDVDQGILNMIEMAFRAYDPCFSCATHSLPGKMPLIVNFREKDGKIIRTVKRDD